Proteins from a single region of Segatella copri:
- a CDS encoding M28 family peptidase, translating to MTKKMKIILGLVVAAGVVAGAISYKNANSSSSPEVQEVEEAEKLNPVGPAFNADSALAYCAAQCDFGPRVMNSEAHDKCGEWIVSKFKQFGCEVETQKADLKGYDGTILKNTNIIAHYNPKAETRILLCAHWDSRPWADNDPDSTNWRKPVMAANDGASGVAVMLEIARQLQADKKLNPNIGVDFVCFDTEDWGTPQWADVQDDGDTWALGAQYWSENKPEGYNPRFGILLDMVGGQGAKFYREGMSMQYAGGIVKKVWAAARQAGFGSYFPKSDGGMITDDHIPVNEKAKIPTVDVIAYYPDCQQSSFGPTWHTVSDDMAHLDKNVLKAVGQTMIQVLYTEE from the coding sequence ATGACGAAGAAAATGAAGATAATTTTAGGCTTGGTAGTTGCTGCCGGAGTGGTAGCTGGAGCTATTAGCTATAAGAATGCGAACAGTTCGAGTTCGCCTGAGGTTCAGGAGGTAGAGGAAGCAGAGAAGCTGAATCCTGTAGGTCCTGCCTTTAATGCCGATTCGGCGTTGGCTTATTGTGCCGCACAATGCGATTTCGGTCCTCGCGTCATGAACAGCGAGGCGCACGACAAGTGTGGCGAATGGATTGTGAGCAAGTTCAAGCAGTTTGGTTGTGAGGTAGAAACCCAGAAGGCTGACCTCAAGGGCTATGATGGTACCATCCTGAAGAATACCAATATCATCGCCCATTACAACCCGAAGGCTGAAACCCGCATCTTGCTCTGTGCTCATTGGGACAGCCGTCCTTGGGCCGACAACGACCCCGACAGCACCAACTGGCGCAAGCCTGTAATGGCAGCCAACGATGGAGCCAGCGGAGTAGCCGTCATGTTGGAGATAGCCCGCCAGCTGCAGGCTGACAAGAAGCTGAATCCCAACATCGGCGTAGATTTCGTATGTTTCGATACCGAAGACTGGGGAACACCTCAGTGGGCTGATGTTCAGGACGATGGCGATACTTGGGCATTGGGTGCCCAGTACTGGAGCGAGAACAAGCCTGAGGGATATAATCCACGTTTCGGAATCCTCCTCGATATGGTGGGCGGACAGGGAGCCAAGTTCTATCGTGAAGGTATGTCTATGCAGTATGCCGGTGGCATCGTGAAGAAGGTTTGGGCTGCAGCCCGTCAGGCTGGTTTTGGCTCTTACTTCCCTAAGAGCGATGGCGGAATGATTACTGATGATCATATTCCGGTTAACGAGAAGGCTAAGATTCCTACTGTAGATGTGATTGCTTATTATCCAGACTGCCAGCAGAGCAGTTTCGGTCCTACCTGGCACACTGTGAGCGATGATATGGCTCATCTGGATAAGAATGTGCTTAAGGCGGTTGGCCAGACTATGATTCAGGTGCTTTATACTGAGGAATAG
- a CDS encoding DUF4294 domain-containing protein: MKQKICFLLAMLFCITLQTMAQTDGDNPEDREVDMDAPTFEPMVKVGKVLLDHDSVQYVQVNNVYVYPQPVFKNAKERMAYNRLVYNIKKVLPIAKEVRRIIIETGDYLETLPNKKARDAHMKLVEKGIKQEYTPRMKKLTYAQGKLCIKLVYRECNSSSYHLIQAFLGPIRAGFYQAFASLFGASLNKKYDPNGVDRLTERVVRQVESGQI; encoded by the coding sequence ATGAAACAGAAAATATGCTTTTTACTGGCGATGCTCTTCTGCATCACCCTGCAAACCATGGCGCAGACCGATGGCGACAACCCTGAAGACAGGGAGGTGGACATGGATGCCCCTACCTTTGAACCGATGGTGAAGGTAGGAAAAGTGCTCCTGGATCATGACAGCGTGCAATATGTTCAGGTGAACAACGTGTACGTTTATCCGCAGCCAGTATTCAAGAACGCCAAGGAACGAATGGCTTACAACCGTTTGGTATACAACATCAAGAAGGTGCTGCCGATAGCCAAAGAGGTAAGAAGGATTATCATCGAAACGGGTGATTATCTGGAAACGCTGCCTAATAAGAAGGCAAGAGATGCACACATGAAACTGGTGGAGAAAGGTATCAAACAGGAATATACCCCGAGAATGAAGAAACTCACCTATGCACAGGGTAAACTCTGCATCAAACTGGTGTATCGCGAATGCAATTCCTCATCCTATCACCTGATTCAAGCCTTTCTGGGTCCTATCCGTGCCGGATTCTATCAGGCATTTGCAAGCCTCTTCGGTGCCAGCCTCAACAAGAAGTACGACCCGAACGGCGTTGACAGATTAACAGAAAGAGTGGTAAGACAGGTAGAATCGGGGCAGATTTAA